One region of Deinococcus koreensis genomic DNA includes:
- a CDS encoding tetratricopeptide repeat protein: MRLRTLGGLALDGAGLGRPKPLLLLTYLTLEGPRPRRYLGELFWRDAVSPTNSIAVAVRQIRQAAPGALQGDDVRLWADLPCDALEIERALRGRQPGRALELYAGAFLDGAGLPGGSTELEEWVYTRRELLAAQVQGAALELAQQAAAQGDFGGAAGWAERALHLAGAPEPPPEFWARAYPLLVAGHSPQAEEVRRRAQEWALRLDLSPDEARRRLRPAVIGREREVRQLGRLPAGAWAWVRGDPGMGKTTLLRRLDGVFLGARAGLPYATLEPLLGPEVPGDEHARLRRLAALPGTWLIDGWAELDPESRTLLGTLRGLGTQARVIVAAAEAPPFAVDAQLDLGALDEAELAAHAGAFEATGGLPGLLGAWLRGEPIEPVLQAGLAALPDTARQVHGALTLLDLPELPRVRQALALDAPTFSRAVETLLGAGLIDVSGQVRARATARRALQAQPTRHAALALRLARTLRGRAAYGLYQSARALWDEADLSAVQAVTLDWAAEALRRGFPLQAAGALADAPPHPAPGPELGVLRARALERAGQFREALSALDELPELPLVSALRGALAWRLGHPEQARRHAEAALDSGGEARAEALNTLAHLDFQRGHHRAAERQYRRAATLWLTLGDTARWAGALNNRAAALSAAGEDAEAAFQAALDAAGEHLVMRARTTLNLGQVRERRHDAAGAAAAYRDAALLAEQAGSLNTSARAWNNLGALHHRAGRPAEARAAYDTALALAQRAGEPLLLGTVLANLAELTGDGDAFEEALRVIGESGNHDQLARSQADYQAFIERSRGAGQA; encoded by the coding sequence ATGCGGCTGCGCACCCTGGGGGGGCTGGCACTGGACGGCGCCGGGCTGGGCCGCCCGAAACCGCTGCTGCTGCTCACCTACCTGACCCTGGAGGGCCCCCGGCCCCGCCGGTACCTGGGCGAGCTGTTCTGGCGCGACGCGGTCAGTCCCACCAACTCCATCGCCGTGGCGGTGCGGCAGATCCGTCAGGCGGCCCCGGGCGCCCTGCAGGGCGACGACGTGCGGCTGTGGGCCGACCTGCCCTGCGACGCGCTGGAGATCGAACGCGCCCTGCGCGGCCGCCAGCCCGGGCGGGCCCTCGAACTGTATGCCGGCGCCTTCCTGGACGGCGCCGGGCTGCCCGGCGGAAGCACGGAGCTGGAGGAGTGGGTCTACACCCGGCGCGAACTCCTGGCCGCCCAGGTGCAGGGCGCCGCGCTGGAACTCGCCCAGCAGGCGGCGGCGCAGGGGGACTTCGGGGGAGCCGCCGGCTGGGCCGAGCGCGCGCTGCACCTCGCGGGGGCGCCGGAACCTCCCCCGGAATTCTGGGCGCGGGCCTATCCCCTGCTCGTGGCCGGGCACAGCCCGCAGGCCGAGGAGGTGCGGCGGCGCGCGCAGGAGTGGGCGCTGCGGCTCGATCTCTCCCCCGACGAGGCCCGCCGCCGCCTGCGCCCGGCGGTCATCGGCCGGGAACGCGAGGTGCGGCAGCTGGGCCGCCTGCCCGCCGGCGCCTGGGCGTGGGTGCGGGGAGACCCCGGCATGGGCAAGACCACCCTGCTGCGGCGGCTGGACGGCGTGTTCCTGGGGGCGCGCGCCGGCCTGCCCTACGCCACCCTGGAACCGCTGCTCGGCCCCGAGGTGCCGGGCGACGAGCACGCCCGGCTGCGCCGGCTGGCGGCCCTGCCCGGCACCTGGCTGATCGACGGCTGGGCCGAACTGGATCCCGAGAGCCGCACCCTGCTCGGCACGCTGCGCGGGCTCGGCACCCAGGCCCGGGTGATCGTGGCGGCGGCCGAGGCCCCCCCGTTCGCGGTGGACGCGCAGCTCGACCTCGGGGCCCTGGATGAGGCCGAACTGGCCGCCCACGCCGGGGCCTTCGAGGCCACCGGCGGCCTGCCCGGCCTGCTGGGCGCCTGGCTGCGCGGCGAGCCCATCGAGCCCGTGCTGCAGGCCGGGCTGGCCGCCCTGCCGGACACCGCCCGGCAGGTTCACGGGGCGCTGACCCTGCTCGACTTGCCCGAGCTCCCGCGCGTCCGGCAGGCGCTGGCCCTGGACGCGCCCACCTTCTCGCGCGCCGTGGAGACCCTGCTGGGAGCGGGCCTGATCGACGTCTCCGGGCAGGTGCGGGCCCGGGCGACCGCGCGGCGCGCCCTGCAGGCCCAGCCCACCCGGCACGCGGCCCTGGCGCTGCGCCTCGCCCGCACGCTGCGGGGGCGCGCGGCCTACGGGCTGTATCAGAGCGCCCGGGCCCTCTGGGACGAGGCCGACCTGTCCGCCGTGCAGGCCGTCACGCTCGACTGGGCAGCCGAGGCCCTGAGGCGCGGCTTTCCCCTGCAGGCGGCCGGGGCCCTGGCGGACGCGCCCCCCCACCCGGCGCCCGGCCCGGAACTGGGCGTGCTGCGCGCCCGGGCCCTGGAGCGCGCCGGGCAGTTCCGCGAGGCGCTGTCGGCGCTGGACGAGTTGCCGGAGCTCCCCCTGGTGTCCGCCCTGCGGGGCGCGCTGGCCTGGCGCCTGGGCCACCCCGAACAGGCGCGCCGCCACGCCGAGGCCGCCCTGGACAGCGGCGGGGAGGCCCGGGCCGAGGCGCTCAACACCCTGGCCCACCTGGACTTCCAGCGCGGCCACCACCGCGCCGCCGAGCGGCAATACCGCCGGGCCGCCACCCTCTGGCTCACGCTGGGCGACACCGCCCGCTGGGCCGGCGCCCTGAACAACCGCGCCGCCGCCCTGAGCGCCGCCGGCGAGGACGCCGAGGCGGCGTTTCAGGCGGCCCTCGACGCGGCCGGGGAGCACCTCGTCATGCGGGCGCGCACCACCCTCAACCTGGGTCAGGTGCGCGAGCGCCGGCACGACGCCGCCGGGGCCGCGGCCGCCTACCGGGACGCCGCGCTGCTGGCCGAGCAGGCCGGCTCCCTGAACACCTCCGCGCGCGCCTGGAACAACCTGGGCGCCCTGCACCACCGCGCCGGGCGGCCGGCGGAGGCCCGGGCCGCCTACGACACGGCGCTGGCCCTCGCCCAGCGGGCCGGCGAGCCCCTGCTGCTGGGCACGGTGCTGGCGAACCTGGCGGAACTCACCGGAGATGGGGACGCCTTCGAGGAGGCCCTGCGGGTCATCGGGGAGAGCGGGAACCACGACCAGCTGGCGCGCTCCCAGGCCGACTATCAGGCGTTCATCGAGCGTTCACGGGGGGCCGGGCAGGCTTAG
- a CDS encoding S8 family serine peptidase — translation MKAAWTYITGLILLSSCALPQPAPELTLNPSQAARGETVTARLSGLPASGAQVLVGGLRAPVTSAADGTVVFTVPSTARGGPQPVQVVAGARSAGADLKVLGDVARTEVIVMVRAGVSEATFLARLSSLGLGLGLLDFRPLGGPGPCAGSIARVSVPAAQPTGAVLDRLSQPDQVDVVLHADPQSLWDLDADHLGAVGAPAAHARGQTGVGVTIAVLDTGVTPHPQLGADLLPGFDFVDEDGQPTDTFDDPGTPLSPDGHGTPVAILAAGTALGVAPGAKILPIRIGDSGGQVRASAAIRGVCYALQSADSTRLVLNLSFGGDTPTEGLKTVLAYALQRRVLMVAAAGNQGVGGPRHYPAALELPGLIAVGALAPVGAGWGPAAFSTRGSYVDIAAPGQGLSSGNPLGSFSLYDGTSFAAPLVAGALALWRGAAPDATPAELEQLLTSGAQPLPGAERPAVGSGMLNLTTAP, via the coding sequence ATGAAAGCAGCGTGGACGTACATCACCGGCCTGATCCTGCTGAGCAGCTGCGCCCTGCCCCAGCCCGCACCGGAGCTGACCCTGAACCCGAGCCAGGCCGCGCGGGGCGAGACGGTGACGGCCCGGCTCTCGGGCCTGCCGGCCAGCGGGGCGCAGGTGCTGGTCGGGGGGCTGCGGGCCCCGGTGACCAGCGCCGCCGACGGCACGGTCGTCTTCACGGTGCCCTCGACCGCCCGCGGCGGCCCGCAGCCGGTGCAGGTCGTGGCCGGCGCCCGGAGTGCCGGCGCCGACCTGAAGGTGCTGGGCGACGTGGCCCGCACCGAGGTGATCGTGATGGTGCGGGCCGGCGTCTCCGAGGCCACCTTCCTGGCCCGGTTGAGCAGCCTGGGGCTGGGGCTGGGCCTGCTGGACTTCCGGCCCCTGGGCGGCCCGGGCCCCTGCGCGGGCTCGATCGCCCGGGTGAGCGTGCCCGCCGCGCAGCCCACCGGGGCGGTGCTCGACCGACTGAGCCAGCCTGATCAGGTGGACGTGGTGCTGCACGCCGATCCCCAGAGCCTGTGGGATCTGGACGCCGACCACCTGGGCGCGGTCGGCGCCCCGGCGGCCCACGCCCGGGGCCAGACCGGGGTGGGGGTCACCATCGCCGTGCTGGACACGGGCGTGACCCCCCACCCCCAGCTCGGCGCTGACCTGCTCCCGGGCTTTGACTTCGTGGACGAGGACGGGCAGCCGACCGACACCTTCGACGACCCCGGCACCCCCCTCTCGCCCGACGGGCACGGCACGCCCGTCGCCATCCTGGCCGCCGGCACGGCCCTGGGGGTGGCTCCCGGCGCGAAGATCCTGCCGATCCGCATCGGGGACAGCGGCGGTCAGGTGCGGGCCAGCGCCGCCATCCGCGGCGTGTGCTACGCGCTGCAGTCGGCCGACTCCACCCGGCTCGTGCTCAACCTCAGCTTCGGGGGGGACACGCCCACCGAGGGGCTGAAGACCGTGCTGGCGTACGCCCTGCAGCGCCGGGTGCTGATGGTGGCGGCCGCCGGAAACCAGGGTGTGGGCGGCCCGCGCCACTACCCGGCCGCCCTGGAGCTGCCCGGACTGATCGCGGTCGGTGCCCTCGCGCCGGTGGGGGCCGGCTGGGGGCCTGCGGCCTTCAGCACCCGGGGCTCTTACGTGGACATCGCGGCGCCGGGCCAGGGCCTGAGCAGCGGCAACCCGCTGGGCTCGTTCAGCCTGTACGACGGCACCTCCTTCGCCGCCCCCCTCGTCGCCGGCGCGCTCGCCCTGTGGCGGGGCGCCGCGCCGGACGCGACCCCGGCCGAACTCGAACAGCTCCTGACCTCGGGTGCCCAGCCCCTGCCCGGCGCCGAGCGACCGGCCGTGGGCAGCGGCATGTTGAACCTGACGACGGCCCCCTGA